A portion of the Pseudarthrobacter sp. L1SW genome contains these proteins:
- a CDS encoding LacI family DNA-binding transcriptional regulator — translation MTHDRSRTRRPTIYDVAKQAGVSPSLVSLVLQNPVRVSEKRRDAVQAAITELGYRPSRAATALASSRTKSIGLVIDDYRNLWFVDLLRGMESVLTEEGYRVMLADSRPGENRISEAVDGLLAMHVDGLVIAAEPSASMLAGAGVPTVVAGWRNGVPVGADLITNDDDGGGAMAADHLLGLGHTRIGHLSGFGGAAAHRRAGFAGRLREAGADMHVVGEAGGTSEEDGYASACWLLDHHPDTTAIFAANDTMALGAFGAIKARGLAVPSQISVIGYDNSTLAKSRYLELTSVDNRSDLVGKDAAKVLLARIESGAPSSGRTLIAPTLVVRGTTGPLPD, via the coding sequence ATGACGCATGATCGCTCCAGAACCCGGCGCCCCACCATCTATGACGTGGCAAAGCAGGCGGGCGTCTCGCCCTCGCTGGTTTCGCTGGTGCTGCAGAATCCCGTGCGGGTAAGCGAGAAGCGGCGCGACGCTGTGCAAGCGGCAATTACGGAACTTGGCTACCGCCCCAGCCGGGCAGCCACGGCCCTCGCCAGCAGTCGGACGAAGAGCATAGGCCTCGTGATCGACGACTACCGGAACCTGTGGTTCGTGGACCTGCTGCGGGGCATGGAGTCCGTGCTGACGGAGGAAGGCTACCGGGTGATGCTGGCTGACTCCCGGCCCGGCGAGAACCGGATCAGCGAAGCCGTGGACGGCCTGCTTGCCATGCATGTTGACGGTTTGGTGATTGCGGCTGAGCCCAGCGCGTCAATGCTCGCCGGCGCAGGTGTGCCCACGGTGGTGGCAGGGTGGCGGAACGGCGTGCCTGTCGGCGCGGACCTGATCACCAATGACGACGACGGCGGCGGCGCCATGGCTGCCGACCACCTCCTGGGTCTCGGCCACACCAGGATTGGGCACCTGTCGGGGTTCGGCGGCGCCGCCGCCCACCGCCGCGCCGGTTTTGCCGGCCGCCTCCGGGAGGCGGGCGCGGATATGCACGTCGTTGGGGAGGCGGGGGGTACGTCGGAGGAGGATGGGTACGCGTCGGCCTGCTGGCTGCTGGACCACCATCCGGACACAACGGCTATTTTCGCTGCCAACGACACCATGGCGCTGGGTGCCTTCGGAGCCATCAAGGCGCGCGGCTTGGCCGTCCCGTCCCAAATTTCCGTGATCGGATATGACAACTCAACCCTCGCCAAGTCCCGCTATCTGGAGTTGACCTCGGTGGACAACCGAAGCGACCTTGTGGGCAAGGACGCGGCTAAGGTGCTGCTCGCGCGGATAGAAAGCGGTGCCCCAAGCTCAGGGCGGACCCTTATTGCGCCGACATTGGTTGTCCGGGGAACCACTGGTCCGCTACCCGACTGA
- a CDS encoding substrate-binding domain-containing protein, whose amino-acid sequence MANFSWRKAALVTAVVPMLALSACSSGGGRTPETGTGGGGGQVATTERMKIALIAHAPAGDTFWDTVRKGAEEAAAKDNVELLYTSDPEAGRQAQLIEQAVDQKVDGIAVTLATPDALKSALKKASDAGIPIVSFNAGEAASAQLGAFTHFGSNEKLAGEAVGSKLAEGGYKHPVCVIQAQGHVGLEARCAGVKAKVPGTEILYVNGADMTSVESTATAKLQASADADVIIGLGAPITLTLMKSVSTAGSSAKVASFDLNKELAQKVADGSVLFTVDQQPWLQGYGAVDALWQNKRGGFKLGGGQSVLTGPAIVDKSNATEVLKFAEQGIR is encoded by the coding sequence GTGGCTAATTTTTCTTGGCGTAAAGCGGCTCTGGTGACAGCAGTAGTTCCAATGCTGGCCTTAAGCGCATGTTCAAGCGGTGGTGGACGGACCCCCGAGACTGGCACAGGAGGCGGTGGTGGCCAGGTTGCCACCACCGAGCGGATGAAAATAGCACTGATTGCGCACGCCCCCGCTGGTGACACCTTCTGGGATACCGTCCGTAAGGGCGCAGAAGAAGCTGCAGCAAAGGACAATGTCGAACTGCTCTACACGTCAGATCCTGAGGCCGGCCGTCAGGCGCAGCTGATCGAGCAGGCGGTGGACCAGAAGGTGGACGGGATCGCGGTAACGCTGGCCACTCCCGACGCACTGAAGAGTGCCCTCAAGAAGGCCTCTGATGCGGGAATCCCGATCGTCAGCTTTAATGCCGGCGAAGCGGCTTCTGCCCAGCTCGGGGCGTTCACCCACTTCGGCTCGAATGAGAAGCTCGCCGGGGAAGCAGTGGGTTCCAAACTGGCCGAGGGCGGCTACAAGCACCCGGTCTGCGTCATCCAGGCGCAGGGGCACGTGGGGCTCGAGGCCCGGTGCGCCGGTGTGAAGGCCAAAGTGCCCGGCACCGAAATCCTGTATGTCAACGGTGCAGACATGACGTCTGTTGAATCGACGGCGACCGCAAAGCTCCAGGCTTCCGCGGATGCTGACGTCATCATCGGCCTCGGCGCGCCCATCACGCTGACGCTCATGAAGTCAGTGTCTACGGCCGGAAGCTCGGCCAAGGTTGCCAGCTTCGACCTGAACAAGGAACTCGCGCAGAAGGTTGCTGATGGCAGCGTACTGTTCACCGTGGACCAGCAGCCTTGGCTGCAGGGCTACGGCGCAGTGGATGCGCTGTGGCAGAACAAGCGGGGCGGCTTCAAGCTCGGTGGCGGACAGTCCGTCCTCACCGGTCCGGCAATCGTCGACAAGTCCAATGCAACCGAAGTCCTGAAGTTCGCCGAACAGGGAATCCGCTAA
- a CDS encoding ABC transporter permease has translation MTITQTKIASPATDERVAKRSPLQKLLGRPEVGALVGAIVLFVFFALVSPTFTQPNALATILYGSSTIGIMAVGVSLLMIGGEFDLSTGVAVISSALTASMFSWYFSTNVWVGVLLALLVSLGIGFINGWILMKTKLPSFIVTLATFLMLTGLNLGLTRLIGGSVSSPSISNMDGFDTARGVFASAVNIAGIEVKITVFIWIALVAVATWVLMRTRVGNWIFAVGGDENAARAVGVPVKATKIGLFMGVGFCGWVLGMHNLFAFDTVQSGEGVGNEFLYIIAAVIGGCLLTGGYGSAIGGAIGAFIFGMANKGIVYAQWNPDWFKFFLGLMLLLATIVNLIVKRRAELK, from the coding sequence ATGACCATCACCCAGACCAAGATTGCATCACCGGCGACCGATGAGCGCGTCGCCAAGCGCAGTCCCTTGCAGAAGCTCCTCGGCCGGCCTGAAGTCGGTGCCCTGGTGGGCGCAATTGTCCTTTTTGTCTTCTTCGCGTTGGTGTCCCCGACGTTCACCCAGCCCAATGCGCTGGCGACCATTCTTTATGGCAGCTCCACAATCGGAATTATGGCCGTAGGGGTGTCGCTGCTGATGATCGGCGGAGAGTTTGATCTTTCCACTGGTGTCGCCGTGATTTCATCGGCGCTGACGGCGTCGATGTTCAGCTGGTACTTCAGCACGAATGTCTGGGTAGGGGTCCTCCTGGCTTTGCTGGTGTCCCTCGGTATCGGCTTCATCAACGGCTGGATCCTGATGAAGACCAAGCTGCCAAGCTTTATCGTCACCCTCGCAACCTTCCTGATGCTGACCGGCCTGAACCTCGGCCTCACGCGTCTGATTGGTGGTTCCGTCTCATCGCCGTCAATCTCCAACATGGATGGTTTCGATACCGCCCGCGGTGTCTTCGCCTCCGCGGTGAACATCGCCGGCATTGAAGTAAAAATCACGGTCTTCATCTGGATTGCACTCGTCGCCGTAGCCACCTGGGTGCTGATGCGGACCCGGGTTGGGAACTGGATCTTCGCCGTCGGAGGTGACGAGAACGCGGCCCGCGCGGTGGGTGTGCCGGTCAAGGCCACCAAGATCGGCCTGTTTATGGGCGTGGGATTCTGTGGCTGGGTCCTCGGCATGCATAACCTCTTCGCCTTCGATACCGTGCAGTCCGGTGAAGGCGTGGGCAACGAGTTCCTCTACATCATCGCCGCGGTGATCGGAGGCTGCCTCCTGACCGGTGGTTACGGTTCTGCGATCGGCGGTGCTATTGGAGCCTTCATCTTCGGCATGGCCAACAAGGGCATCGTCTATGCGCAGTGGAACCCTGACTGGTTCAAGTTCTTCCTGGGCCTGATGCTGCTCCTGGCCACCATCGTCAACCTCATCGTCAAGCGCCGCGCAGAACTGAAGTAA
- a CDS encoding ATP-binding cassette domain-containing protein — MNAHEIDQQTLLQNERDPLTHTPVHLLSLEGVGKHYGNIIALSDVTMAVDNGRVTCVLGDNGAGKSTLIKIIAGLHQHDAGVLNIMGEERTFSSPRDALDAGIATVYQDLAVVPLMPIWRNFFLGSELTSGFGPFKSMDVEKMKAITLKELAEMGIDLRDVEQPIGQLSGGERQCVAIARAVYFGAKVLILDEPTAALGVKQSGVVLRYILQARDRGLGVIFITHNPHHAFPVGDRFLLLKRGKSIGYYDKKDITLDELTAQMAGGAELAELAHELEQLGGHSDVVKEVQAEVADVTHTSEAPKESSPRHA; from the coding sequence ATGAACGCACATGAAATAGACCAGCAAACGCTGCTCCAGAACGAACGGGACCCCCTAACCCATACCCCAGTCCACCTGCTCTCCCTCGAGGGCGTGGGCAAGCATTACGGCAACATCATTGCCCTGAGCGACGTCACCATGGCCGTGGACAACGGCCGGGTCACCTGCGTCCTTGGCGACAACGGTGCAGGCAAGTCCACTCTGATCAAGATCATCGCAGGCCTGCACCAGCATGACGCAGGGGTGTTGAACATCATGGGCGAGGAACGGACGTTCTCTTCCCCCCGTGATGCTTTGGATGCAGGCATTGCCACCGTGTACCAGGACCTCGCGGTGGTGCCCCTGATGCCGATTTGGCGCAACTTCTTCCTCGGCTCGGAACTGACCAGCGGGTTCGGCCCGTTCAAGAGCATGGACGTCGAGAAGATGAAGGCCATCACGCTCAAGGAACTGGCCGAGATGGGCATCGACCTCCGCGACGTGGAACAGCCCATCGGGCAGCTCTCGGGCGGTGAGCGGCAGTGTGTCGCCATCGCGCGGGCTGTTTACTTCGGCGCCAAGGTCCTCATTTTGGACGAGCCGACGGCGGCGCTCGGCGTGAAGCAGTCAGGCGTCGTTTTGCGCTATATCCTCCAGGCCCGTGACCGCGGCCTCGGGGTCATCTTCATCACCCACAATCCGCATCACGCTTTCCCAGTGGGCGACCGGTTCCTCCTGCTCAAACGCGGCAAGTCGATCGGCTACTACGACAAAAAAGACATCACCCTGGACGAGCTCACCGCTCAGATGGCCGGTGGCGCCGAACTCGCAGAGCTCGCCCATGAGCTCGAGCAGCTCGGCGGCCACAGCGACGTCGTCAAGGAAGTGCAGGCCGAGGTCGCGGACGTGACCCACACGTCAGAAGCACCAAAGGAAAGCAGCCCCCGGCACGCCTAG
- a CDS encoding Gfo/Idh/MocA family oxidoreductase — protein MTIRVGVIGAGVMGADHIRNLSTTISGAEVTYVADLDAGRAAAAAPPAARTTTDPSELINSSEVDAVVIASHDSTHAGLVLECFEAMMPVLCEKPLAPTLLESLEVVEAEADIFAATGAKLLSMGFMRRFDPGYVALRQSVQDRVQGEPLIVHCTSRNASAGPGTTAESAITNSAIHELDIVPWLLDSPIAEVSWQAGRSSRYAGGGLQDPAFMLFRLADGTLATLELFLNAQYGYTTACEVVSERGTTALPEPADLPVREEGQRRSRIPADWRPRFADAYRLELQAWISSLELGEPATLATGEDGLRASQVAQAMIRSLHSEDAFTKVIY, from the coding sequence ATGACCATCCGGGTTGGCGTCATCGGCGCCGGTGTCATGGGTGCAGACCATATCAGGAACCTCTCCACCACCATCAGCGGCGCCGAAGTCACCTATGTGGCAGACCTCGACGCCGGGCGTGCAGCGGCGGCCGCGCCTCCGGCGGCCCGGACCACCACCGACCCGTCGGAGTTGATCAACTCCAGTGAGGTGGACGCCGTCGTTATTGCTTCCCACGATTCCACCCACGCCGGGCTGGTGTTGGAATGCTTTGAAGCGATGATGCCCGTGCTCTGCGAGAAGCCCCTGGCCCCTACGCTCCTCGAGAGCCTCGAGGTGGTGGAGGCTGAGGCGGACATCTTTGCAGCAACTGGTGCCAAGCTGCTGTCAATGGGTTTCATGAGGCGCTTCGACCCGGGCTACGTGGCTCTGCGCCAGTCAGTGCAGGACCGGGTCCAGGGCGAGCCGCTGATAGTCCACTGCACCAGCCGCAACGCCTCGGCGGGTCCCGGCACCACAGCCGAATCCGCCATCACCAATTCCGCCATCCACGAACTGGACATCGTCCCCTGGCTGCTGGACTCGCCCATCGCGGAAGTCTCGTGGCAGGCGGGCCGGAGTTCCCGCTACGCCGGCGGAGGCCTCCAGGACCCGGCGTTCATGCTGTTCCGCCTGGCAGATGGAACCCTGGCCACCCTGGAGTTGTTCCTCAATGCACAGTACGGCTACACAACCGCGTGTGAGGTTGTGTCGGAGCGGGGCACCACCGCCCTGCCGGAACCGGCGGACCTGCCCGTGCGGGAGGAAGGCCAACGGCGCTCACGGATTCCCGCTGACTGGCGTCCCCGCTTCGCCGACGCCTACCGGCTCGAGCTGCAGGCATGGATCTCCTCGCTCGAACTCGGTGAACCGGCCACGCTTGCCACGGGAGAGGACGGTTTGCGGGCATCCCAGGTTGCCCAGGCAATGATCCGGTCGCTGCACAGCGAAGATGCCTTCACGAAGGTCATCTACTGA
- a CDS encoding Gfo/Idh/MocA family oxidoreductase, whose product MAYITQNPTAGPVPVRIGLIGSGWMGAFHAESIARRVPSADLAAIADPNLESAQNLALELGTAKVTASADDILADPEIDAVIIASPARFHSSLIAQAAAAGKHVFCEKPAGQTLAELDAALAAVDEAGILFQIGFNRRYADDFKAAKKDLAAGTAGTPQLLRSLTRDPGTGSIPNAARVPAWTIFLETLIHDFDTLNWFNEGAEAVEVYAVADALVEPSLRDQGFLDTAVVTIRYSNGAVAVAEANFSALYGYDVRGEVFGSKGMVQAGRSTETAARRYTAEGLSADTPRLNVELFRQAYTDELADFAAAVRAKRDGVPSPSPSPDFTLTPGAADARRALAMALACIESVKRGAPVIVSEKAAL is encoded by the coding sequence TTGGCTTACATCACCCAGAACCCCACGGCGGGCCCAGTACCGGTACGGATCGGTCTTATCGGCTCAGGCTGGATGGGTGCGTTCCATGCCGAAAGCATTGCCCGCCGCGTCCCCAGCGCTGACCTGGCCGCCATCGCCGACCCCAACCTCGAGTCCGCGCAGAACCTTGCCCTGGAGCTGGGTACTGCCAAGGTGACGGCCAGCGCTGATGACATCTTGGCCGATCCGGAGATTGACGCCGTGATCATCGCCAGCCCTGCACGGTTCCACTCGTCACTCATCGCGCAGGCGGCCGCCGCCGGGAAGCACGTTTTCTGCGAGAAGCCCGCCGGCCAGACCCTCGCTGAACTCGACGCCGCGCTCGCCGCCGTGGACGAGGCGGGCATCCTGTTCCAGATCGGATTCAACCGCCGGTACGCCGATGACTTCAAGGCAGCGAAGAAGGACCTCGCCGCCGGAACCGCAGGAACCCCGCAGCTCCTGCGCTCGCTGACCCGCGACCCCGGGACCGGAAGCATCCCCAACGCGGCCAGGGTCCCGGCCTGGACAATCTTCCTTGAAACCTTGATCCATGACTTCGACACCCTCAACTGGTTCAACGAGGGGGCCGAAGCCGTGGAGGTCTACGCCGTGGCCGATGCGCTCGTGGAGCCGTCCCTGCGCGACCAGGGGTTCCTGGACACCGCCGTGGTGACCATCCGGTACAGCAACGGCGCCGTGGCGGTGGCCGAAGCAAACTTCAGTGCACTCTACGGGTACGACGTCCGTGGCGAAGTCTTCGGCTCCAAAGGCATGGTGCAGGCCGGCCGGTCCACCGAAACGGCGGCCCGGCGCTACACCGCAGAAGGACTTTCGGCGGATACACCGCGCCTCAACGTGGAGCTGTTCCGCCAGGCCTACACGGACGAACTCGCCGACTTCGCCGCGGCCGTGCGGGCAAAGCGCGACGGCGTGCCGTCGCCGTCGCCGTCGCCCGATTTCACGCTGACGCCCGGCGCCGCCGATGCCCGCCGTGCCCTGGCTATGGCCCTGGCCTGCATCGAATCGGTCAAACGCGGGGCCCCCGTCATCGTCAGCGAGAAGGCAGCCCTCTGA
- a CDS encoding TIM barrel protein, with protein MRLAVCAEMVFLDLPFLERVRRIHEAGFDVELWDSRTKDVRALKATGAVFSSMTGYTSGSLVDPDTADDVVRSAEALIPTAVELGVSRMVVHPAELVDGRAARPAYRSTGRMWATGARTLQRLGALGEKHGVTFCLENLNTIVDHPGIPLARAKDTLALVEAAGHPNAKLMLDLYHAQLGEGNLIELVRSAMHYIGEIQVADVPGRCEPGTGEINYAAVARALAEAGYEGTVGMEAWAKDDSNAALDAFRTAFTVYAEEKS; from the coding sequence ATGCGCCTGGCCGTCTGCGCCGAGATGGTCTTTTTGGACCTGCCGTTCCTGGAACGGGTGCGCAGGATCCATGAGGCGGGATTCGACGTCGAACTCTGGGATTCCCGGACCAAGGACGTCCGGGCACTGAAAGCTACCGGGGCCGTCTTCTCCTCCATGACCGGCTACACGTCCGGCAGCCTGGTGGACCCGGACACGGCCGACGACGTGGTGCGGTCAGCTGAAGCGCTGATCCCCACCGCCGTCGAGCTCGGCGTCAGCCGCATGGTGGTGCACCCGGCTGAACTGGTGGACGGCCGCGCCGCCCGCCCGGCATACCGCTCCACCGGCCGCATGTGGGCAACGGGCGCGCGCACCCTGCAGCGGCTGGGCGCCCTGGGCGAAAAGCACGGCGTGACGTTCTGCTTGGAGAACCTGAACACAATCGTCGACCATCCCGGCATTCCGCTGGCACGCGCCAAGGACACCCTCGCACTGGTGGAGGCCGCGGGGCACCCGAACGCCAAACTGATGCTGGATCTCTACCACGCCCAACTGGGGGAGGGGAACCTCATCGAACTGGTGAGGTCGGCAATGCACTACATCGGTGAAATCCAGGTGGCGGACGTTCCCGGACGCTGCGAGCCGGGCACCGGGGAAATCAACTACGCGGCTGTGGCCCGGGCCCTGGCCGAGGCCGGCTATGAGGGCACAGTAGGCATGGAGGCGTGGGCGAAGGATGACAGCAACGCAGCCCTCGACGCCTTCCGGACCGCTTTTACCGTCTATGCAGAGGAAAAATCATGA
- a CDS encoding Gfo/Idh/MocA family oxidoreductase: MKNVALGLVGVGRIGVMHAQNIAALNEVLNPKGINVTLRLTDVAEEHARNVAAGLGAEYLSSVDALLASRIDGLVVATGTATHPELIKAGVDAGIPVFCEKPVAMNVADALPVLDYIRDNNGVVQIGHQRRFDAGYLEARRAYQAGELGWIHSLRAVTCDMAPPPVEFLATSGGLFRDCSVHDFDILRWLTGREIVEVYAKGSNNGDPAIGEAGDVDTALALVTFDDGTVGTVSATRYNGAGHDVRLEIQGSSRSLTVGLDEKTAMASAEPGVVFPSGEPHRTFAERFDQAYRSEMAAFVELVLGERDNPCTPEDAVAASRVADAAQESLASGLPVWVAGATASQMS; this comes from the coding sequence ATGAAGAATGTAGCGCTTGGCTTGGTCGGCGTAGGCCGGATCGGCGTCATGCACGCCCAGAACATCGCCGCCCTCAACGAGGTGTTGAATCCGAAGGGAATTAACGTGACCCTCCGCCTCACGGACGTGGCTGAAGAGCATGCCCGGAACGTTGCCGCGGGCCTCGGCGCCGAGTACCTTTCTTCCGTGGATGCACTGCTCGCCTCCCGCATTGACGGCCTGGTGGTGGCCACGGGCACCGCGACCCATCCCGAGCTGATCAAGGCGGGAGTGGACGCTGGCATCCCGGTCTTCTGCGAAAAGCCGGTGGCCATGAACGTTGCGGACGCCCTGCCGGTCCTGGACTACATCCGGGACAACAACGGCGTGGTCCAGATCGGCCACCAGCGGCGTTTCGATGCCGGATACCTTGAGGCACGGCGGGCGTACCAGGCCGGCGAGCTTGGATGGATCCACTCCCTGCGCGCGGTCACCTGCGACATGGCTCCGCCGCCCGTGGAGTTCCTGGCAACCTCCGGTGGACTCTTCCGGGACTGCTCGGTCCACGACTTCGACATCCTGCGCTGGCTGACGGGCCGCGAGATCGTCGAGGTCTACGCCAAGGGCTCCAACAACGGTGACCCGGCAATCGGCGAAGCAGGGGACGTGGATACGGCCCTGGCGCTGGTGACGTTCGACGACGGGACGGTAGGCACGGTTTCGGCCACGCGGTACAACGGGGCGGGCCATGACGTGCGCCTGGAAATCCAGGGGTCCAGCCGGTCGCTGACGGTGGGCCTGGACGAAAAGACCGCCATGGCCTCGGCCGAACCCGGCGTCGTTTTCCCTTCGGGTGAGCCGCACAGGACCTTCGCCGAGCGTTTCGACCAGGCATACCGTTCCGAAATGGCCGCCTTCGTTGAGCTTGTCCTGGGCGAGCGGGACAACCCGTGCACGCCCGAGGACGCTGTGGCCGCCTCCCGGGTGGCAGACGCCGCCCAGGAGTCCCTGGCCAGCGGCCTCCCGGTGTGGGTGGCAGGAGCTACGGCCAGCCAAATGTCCTGA
- a CDS encoding MarR family winged helix-turn-helix transcriptional regulator, whose protein sequence is MGIKDDAVEVRAQGWRTLAALHGLIETELERSLQSRYKLSVVEYTVLDALSRQDGWHMRMQQLARASALSPSATTRLVNRLEDRGLLTRILCADDRRGIYTELTPTGLSLLEEARPVHDATLERALGAAQDIPELAPLVDALPKLHAVS, encoded by the coding sequence ATGGGCATTAAGGACGACGCCGTTGAGGTCCGCGCGCAAGGCTGGCGCACGCTTGCGGCCCTCCACGGCCTCATCGAGACGGAATTGGAGCGCTCCCTCCAGTCCCGGTACAAGCTATCGGTCGTGGAATACACGGTCCTGGATGCCCTGAGCAGGCAGGACGGCTGGCACATGCGGATGCAGCAGCTGGCCCGCGCTTCTGCTTTGAGCCCCAGTGCCACCACCCGGCTGGTCAACCGGCTGGAGGACAGGGGCCTGCTGACACGCATCCTGTGCGCTGACGACCGCCGGGGAATCTATACGGAGCTGACGCCCACAGGCCTCAGCCTCCTTGAGGAAGCGAGGCCGGTGCACGACGCCACCCTCGAACGTGCGCTGGGGGCGGCGCAGGACATCCCTGAGCTGGCCCCCCTGGTGGACGCGCTACCCAAGCTGCACGCAGTTTCCTGA